A window from Gallus gallus isolate bGalGal1 chromosome 5, bGalGal1.mat.broiler.GRCg7b, whole genome shotgun sequence encodes these proteins:
- the CTNND1 gene encoding catenin delta-1 isoform X12 has protein sequence MDDSEVESTASILASVKEQEAQFEKLTRALEEERRHVSAQLERVRVSPQDAGPGLANGTLSRRHQNGRFLGDADLERQKFPDLKLNGPQDHSHLLYSTIPRMQDPGQIVEETYTMEEDPEGAMSVVSVETSDDGTTRRTETTVKKVVKTVTTRTVQQVPMGPDGLPLETSPVTSNYVQTMDRNFRKNGNGGPGSYLSQPGTATLPRNYHYPDGYGRPYDDSYPGSDHSYGSLSRVTRIDERYRPSMDAYRAPSRQDIYGPQPQVRVGGSNMDLNHFHPESYGLEDDQRSVGFDDVDYGLMSDYGTARRAGTPSDARRRLRSYEDMLVDEVAPDRYYWAPLAQHERGSLASLDSLRKGAPPPGNWRQPELPEVIAMLSFRLDAVKSNAAAYLQHLCYRNDKVKTEVRKLKGIPVLVGLLDHPKKEVHYGACGALKNISFGKDQDNKIAIKNCDGVPALVRLLRKTHDMDLTEVITGTLWNLSSHDSIKMAIVDHALHALTDEVIIPRSGWEREPNEDSKPRHIEWESVLTNTAGCLRNVSSERSEARRKLRECDGLVDALIYIIQSEIGQKDSDSKLVENCVCLLRNLCYQVHREIPHAERYQETPLATTNNAGPHAASCFGAKKGKDEWFSRGKKLPEDPGADTVDFPKRTTPAKGYELLFQPEVVRIYISLLKESKTPAILEASAGAIQNLCAGNWTYGRYIRSALRQEKGLSAIADLLTHDSERVVKAASGALRNLAVDLRNKELIGKHAIPNLVKNLPGGQQTPAKNLSEDTVVSILNTINEVIVDNLEAAKKLRETQGIEKLVLINKTGNRSEREVRAAAVVLQTVWGYKELRKPLEKEGWKKSDFQVNLSNASRTQGGNSFDDSTLPLIDRNQKTDKKSSREEIQMSNMGPDNYSTLNEMDHSRTLDRSGDLGDTEPVKAAPLMKI, from the exons ATGGACGACTCGGAAGTGGAGTCAACCGCCAGCATCCTTGCCTCTGTCAAGGAGCAGGAGGCGCAGTTTGAGAAGCTGACACGGGCGCTGGAGGAGGAGCGGCGCCATGTCTCAGCCCAGCTGGAACGAGTGCGGGTCTCCCCACAGGACGCCGGCCCGGGCTTGGCCAACGGCACACTCTCCCGGCGGCACCAG AACGGCCGTTTCTTGGGTGATGCTGACCTGGAAAGACAGAAGTTCCCAGATCTGAAGCTCAACGGACCACAG GACCACAGCCACCTCTTGTACAGCACAATCCCCAGAATGCAGGACCCAGGCCAGATCGTGGAGGAGACATACACCATGGAGGAGGACCCAGAAGGGGCCATGTCTGTTGTGTCTGTGGAGACATCGGATGACGGGACAACCCGACGCACAGAGACCACG GTGAAGAAAGTGGTGAAGACTGTGACCACCCGGACGGTGCAGCAGGTCCCCATGGGGCCTGACGGGTTACCCTTGGAAACTTCCCCTGTCACCAGCAATTACGTCCAGACGATGGATAGGAACTTCCGCAAGAACGGCAACGGCGGCCCTGGCAGCTACCTGAGCCAGCCAGGCACAGCCACGCTTCCTCGCAACTACCATTACCCCGATGGCTATGGCCGCCCCTATGATGACAGCTACCCGGGCAGCGATCACAGCTATGGCAGCCTGTCCCGTGTCACCCGCATTGACGAGCGCTATCGCCCATCTATGGACGCTTACCGGGCCCCCAGCCGCCAGGACATCTATGGCCCCCAGCCTCAAGTGCGAGTTGGGGGCAGTAACATGGACCTCAACCACTTCCACCCTGAGTCGTATGGCCTGGAAGACGACCAGCGCAGTGTGGGCTTTGATGATGTGGACTACGGGCTTATGTCTGACTATGGCACGGCCAGGAGAGCAGGGACACCATCCGATGCTCGACGTCGGCTCAG GAGTTATGAAGACATGCTGGTGGATGAAGTGGCTCCCGACCGGTACTACTGGGCCCCCCTGGCTCAGCATGAGCGGGGCAGCTTGGCCAGCCTGGACAGCCTGCGGAAAGGAGCACCGCCCCCGGGCAACTGGCGTCAGCCAGAGCTGCCAGAGGTGATAGCGATGCTGAGCTTCCGCCTGGATGCTGTCAAGTCCAATGCAGCTGCTTACCTGCAGCACCTGTGTTACCGTAATGACAAGGTGAAGACAGAGGTGCGCAAGCTGAAAGGCATTCCAGTGCTGGTGGGATTGTTGGACCACCCCAAGAAAGAGGTGCATTATGGTGCCTGCGGGGCCCTCAAGAACATCTCCTTTGGCAAGGACCAAGACAACAAGATTGCCATCAAGAACTGCGATGGGGTGCCTGCTTTGGTGCGCCTGTTGAGAAAGACCCATGATATGGACCTCACAGAGGTCATCACAG GAACGCTGTGGAACCTGTCTTCACATGACTCCATCAAGATGGCCATTGTGGATCACGCACTGCATGCCCTGACTGATGAGGTTATCATCCCCCGCTCAGGCTGGGAGCGAGAACCCAATGAGGACTCAAAACCCCGCCACATTGAGTGGGAATCAGTACTCACCAACACTGCTGGCTGCCTTAG GAATGTGAGCTCAGAGCGGAGTGAAGCCCGTCGGAAGCTGCGAGAATGTGATGGGCTGGTGGATGCCCTGATATACATCATTCAGTCTGAGATCGGCCAGAAGGACTCAGATAGCAAG CTGGTGGAGAATTGTGTGTGCCTGCTGAGAAACTTGTGTTACCAAGTCCATCGTGAGATCCCCCATGCTGAGCGCTACCAGGAGACTCCTCTGGCCACCACCAACAACGCTGGGCCCCACGCTGCAAGCTGCTTCGGTGCCAAGAAGGGCAAAG ACGAATGGTTCTCCAGAG GTAAAAAGCTCCCTGAAGACCCTGGTGCAGATACAGTGGATTTTCCTAAAAGAACAACTCCAGCCAAAG GCTATGAGCTCCTCTTCCAGCCAGAAGTGGTCCGGATATACATCTCCCTGTTAAAGGAGAGCAAGACTCCAGCCATCCTAGAGGCTTCAGCAGGAGCAATTCAGAATCTGTGTGCTGGCAACTGGACG taCGGCCGGTACATCCGCTCGGCACTCCGCCAGGAGAAGGGACTCTCTGCCATTGCTGACCTCCTGACTCATGACAGTGAACGTGTGGTGAAAGCAGCATCTGGAGCCCTCCGCAACCTGGCTGTTGACTTACGTAACAAAGAGCTGATAG GTAAACATGCCATCCCCAATTTAGTGAAGAACCTGCCTGGAGGCCAGCAGACTCCAGCCAAAAACCTCTCTGAGGATACAGTGGTGTCCATCCTCAATACCATCAATGAAGTCATTGTAGACAACCTGGAGGCTGCCAAGAAGTTGCGGGAAACGCAGGGGATTGAGAAGTTGGTGCTGATCAACAAAACTGG GAACCGCTCAGAGAGAGAAGTCCGAGCAGCTGCCGTCGTCTTGCAAACAGTCTGGGGATATAAAGAGCTACGGAAGCCCCTGGAGAAGGAAGGCTGGAAGAAGTCAGATTTCCAG GTGAACCTCAGCAATGCCTCTCGGACACAAGGGGGAAACTCATTTGATGACAGCACCTTGCCTCTCATTGACAGGAACCAAAAAACAG ACAAGAAATCCTCCCGGGAGGAGATCCAGATGAGCAACATGGGACCAG ACAACTATTCCACACTTAATGAGATGGACCACAGCAGGACACTGGACCGATCTGGTGATCTTGGAGACACGGAGCCAGTGAAGGCAGCACCATTGATG AAGATCTAG